DNA sequence from the Oryza brachyantha chromosome 5, ObraRS2, whole genome shotgun sequence genome:
GGTCCGATCTTTCGGTGAGTTATGATAATTACGACTTGGGAGAAACGTTGACGATCCGACTACAACCGTATAAGACGTTGTATTGCGCCTTAGTGATCGATATACCTCTCCTTAGGTTGTTGATCTTATCGGTGCAAGTTAACATTATCCTACAAGCAAATCGAAGAAATAAGCAATaacaagataaaagcaatCTGATATTGCAAATAGGAATTGAATACAAATGATATGTTCGGGTTATGAAGAACAAGCAGACGAGCGGTTTAGCCGACACGCACGCTGCAAGCAAGTAGCAAaggctaaactttaatctaaCAAAACCCAACTAACCCAAAGGGGTAACTCACTATTTATAGAGGTGAGAGGACGACTAAGGGTTCCCTAGGGTCGTGCTCCACCAGATTGGAGCGCACCCCGCTTGGGCCCCTCTTGGGCCGAGGTCCCAAATAAATTTACAAGTCCAAAGGCCCATGATAGGAGCAGCaccttgtttatttatttcaagatgACTGGGTTAGAATTTGACAATGAGGCTAGATCCATTGGAAAGAGGACTCTGAAACAtttccatcaagtactcaTGGGCTGAAAACAGAGCTCGTGTGAAGATTTGGCAGCCGTTTGAACTCAGCTCTGCATTAGGTGGCCGAATTGGATTCCAAAACTTCGAGGATTTGATCTTGATATCATCTTGTTTATCCATGATGTGAGCTACGGTTGTATCCGTAGTAGCCATGTTCACATCATCCTGGGCCACACCCTTGGCAAGCTGGGCTGGCCCAGCATGACTCgattcaacaaaaaatatttggggACATAAAATAGACttgatttattcatataaggcagccaaaaagaaaaatatgcaaaatagacttattttaactaactaactaacaACCCAAAGAAGAGGGGGAGAAATAGACTTATTCAACAGCCCAGAGAAGTGAGGGACAAGATATAGACTTATTTATTGAAGAAGCACGGTGGACCGTTGTGCCTTCGGGCCGGCCTGACATGGCCCGAGTGGTATTGGGTCGTGGCTGGGCCACCGGTGCCGCCCGTGAGCCAGCACAGCACGGGCTGGCAGACTGATCGGGCCGTGCCATGGCCAACTGTAGTTATAGTAGCCCGACCGCGCGCATACGTGGAAAATTCAAGCCGATTACACGTCGACACTGGTGTTGTAGATCACAAGTTTAATTTGTCAACTCTTTCTCCTTATCGGTGTTGGCATCATGCGGTTTAAGTCGGTTGATCAGGTACCCTGCTGATTCCTTCTCTCTATTGATCAGGTTAAGTGGGATGGAGGTTGCTACAGGCTAGTAAAGATTGATGGAGGCTGCTATAGGATAGTGAAGATTCATGGAGGCTGTTATAGAATAGTGAAGATGGTATTGATGAAGGTTGCTATAAGCTGTGGCGGTTTCACTTGCCACATTAAGCATGAGGCAAATTTGTTTGTGAGGCAAGACGGATACAAATGGCGTTGTGGTTCGGGTTCACCCATTCCATGTGCTTCGTATCAACAAGATGCTTTCGTGTGCTGGGCAGATAGGCTCCAAACTGGAACGAGGGGTGCTTTTGGCGCTTCAATGGAGTGGCGTGGGTGTTGAGGACTGATGGAGAAACGAGCAGTTCCAGGTCATTGGTGGCACATCTGCCATCTCTTCCCCGTGTTCCAGGGTCTTCTAAAAGTGTTGGCAGGGATCGACACCAACTTCGTTGTTACCTCAAAGGCGTATAACGAGGATGGTGACTTTGCTGAGCTATATGTGTTCAAGTGGACCAGTCTCCTCATTCCACCTACCACTGTGCTTGTAATCAACTTGGTGGGCATGGTGACAGTTGTTGGAAATATGATCACATTTCggcatattttaatccaaaatagtAGAACAATATGCATGACATTCATAGGGAATAATCTAAAACATAGGAATGGAATATCTAATAGCATGCTTAATCTGtaataagcataaacacaagcattgtaaaataataaacagAAGAAAAGGGAGTGTGGTATACCCTGAGAAAGACCCTCCGCTGGTATTTGAGGTAGCACTGCCTCCGTTGATGTTGTTCctgaaagagtatatcaaggcctagagggggtgaataggcgatttaaaaaataaacctaaaaTACAGAAGCTGAgactttcggaagttccggtcagtggcttcggaacttccggccttcggaagttccgttgatcttcggaacttccgacagcaccagatctagaacgagaaaggagtagatctagccaaccaaacctcaaataagcaaaccacCTCCAAGTTTTCCATAAACAGCAACTAAAGTACgcgcggcaaccaaaagcaatgcttaaataacaagttagagagatttcaccacaagtgtagacggagactttttaacgaagttccaatccttgaggggattgtactctccgttgaggagctcaaacttgagccAGGTTCCACAACCCTTTTCTCAgggttgcactcgtgcactccccTTACTCGAGgtatctcttccctttcggaggtgagattcaaccttcacaaactttttCCCGGCACACCACAAGAGCTTCGGTGGCTCGAGGAACAACGTctagccgtctaggtgtcctcaaccaccaagagtaatTAGCTAGCAAGGAGATCttgggatgaatctagtgctcacgaaatttctcacgaagtcaacaccaagcactcaaaccaactcaaaacaaccaactctcatacacacaaaatccaaatcacctagatccgtggagagaaggaagtgagaaagcaaggctcaaagtgaatctcaagaaaaacAAGCCAAGGGCCAAATGAATGAGTAATAGACGcagcaaccctagcttgaggggttggggggtatttataccctccCTCTCAATTTCTGCCCGTTGGGGCAAATGATTCCTTATTCGGAACTTTCGGacgtctccttcggaacttccggtcagttcaaaatagcagcctccaacacttagaaaattcaaagtcaactgcgaaaagtcaagtcaacggaagttccggtcaacaCCTTCGtaacttccgtgaatcttacagaaccgattctggctccttcggaacttccgaagatctccttcagaacttccgtgaaacttatagaaccgattctggctcctTCGGAGGTTCCGTGAaacttacagaaccgattctggctccttcggaacttccggaggtctccttcggaGCTTCCGTGAACCTTACAGAACCAATTCTagctccttcggaacttccgaaggtctcctccggaacttccgtgaaccttacagaaccgattctggcttcttcggaacttccgaaggtctccttcggaacttccgtgaaccttacagaaccgattctggcttcttcggaactttcgaaaattccagcacaacttcaaaaagataacaaaagatgcacttcaaaagcatttccgagcaccggattcattcctagattttatttgcacacccctctttatagtacggcattcctagttgactcaaattcaaagtaaatacacacgccaacacgaatataccgactttacttctctttttaCGTGGGCGGCGCAACAACAACTTTTTGATAaggactatttataccttcacattctcacacacgtcattagtcctcatcatttgattgtcattaatcaccaaaacaaattaggggcctagatgcactttcagttctcgttgccgccgccgttcccaccgttgtcgccgccgtcgccgtgcgcgccaCCACTCCCGCTCCCGTCTTCGTCTCCCGTTAGTCGACGTGGTGGAATGATCCGAGCAGTCGTGCGAATGCACccccaaaaaccttagcacCCGCCTACCCGTGTAGGTACTCTGGCGAGAGGGGTTCTAGAGGCCTACTCGTTCCGATCACTTGTGCGTGCAAGTGATCAGAACTAGGGAGACAGAGAGGAAGCGCAAGAACTCGAAAAACTAGAGGAGCAAAAGAATGGAGAGTTTGTTTCTGCCTCGGGAGGAAGAAAGAGGATATAGAAAGCGAATCCCGCGCCCCCGGATTCCGTTACGTAATTGCCGCGCAATCACCACTGCGGGACAAAAAGGAAGGAGGCCACGTCCCGGACCGACCGGCCGGCGTGCGCGCGTGTGACGGTCTTCCTACCGTTTCAACCAGTCAACAGAGAGTCTCTTATAtctctctatttaagttgagaTTCTACACTTTAATTCTCTAAggtggtattattgtctctaccaTTTATTATGGGCTagtgaaattttaattaaacttaattaGGTCTACCCCATTTAATTAACAGCAGGTATATCATATGCGATCAACAGTGGTTACCAATCATGGGGTCCGCTCTTCGGAAAGCTCTTCTTCTCCATCTGGGTGATCTGCATCTCTACCCCTTCCTCAAGGGTCTCATGGGCAGGCAGAACCGCAGTCCGACCATCGTCATCGTCTGGTCCATCCTCCTCGCGTCGATCTTCTCGCTTCTGTGGGTCAAGATCGACAATGCGGTGTGAACTGCTCATCGGCTTGTGTAAATACCTGAGGGGGGGCTAAAATAGgatcttctttttttagatgaagaCTTACTTTTacactacctccgtttcataatataagactctGTAgccttttctaaatttattaattgatgaatgtatataattcatctatataagtttagacaatgctagaaagtctttcGTTActatacggagggagtattacgtAAGTTATGCCACTGTTTATTAGCTACTCCAGTGCTGGCGCTTGCTGCTGCTATTGACGAAACTGTGAAGCCTCCATTGCCTGCAAAGCCAAGCCAGCCCCAGCAGCGTAAATTGTGAATTTTTACTCTTCTTTTTGTGACAGCAATTGTTTTATTGCTTAGAGTCAAATTTGTTTGAGGGGATCGTTGTCACGCATACTATGGATGTTATTTATACGGAGATATTCTAATTACATTCTTTGGCTGTgaacattttaattatatcttaGCATATATCGATGTATGTCATCTCAATGTACTACTACTTGGCAAGTAGCAACACACATCCATATGTACATATCTGGAGTTGATTGTTTATGATATTTGCACCGTATGTTTCGGAGCTTTCCCTCCGACAGAGTTCCAGAGTTCAATTTGGGTGTAAATTTTAAACAGCAATCCGAGCACATGGAAGTCAAGTctttaacataaaataatcatggcctaaaaaacatcaaataattATGGCCATACTACGTCCAATTTGCGCATCAACAATAGGATTATTCCGGTTCTACACATAAAAGCGTATACACTGCTGAATTTGTATCATATTCTCTTTATCCTATAATATTCTCCTAAGACAACTAACACGAGACCATGAAAGAGTGAATATAAGATGTAACTAGAGTTATAAGTTTATAACTATAACCTCGTTTATATTAACTaggtgcatatatgcatgcatataatgTGGTGGAACGTTTTGATAGTAAAAATGTGCTAGTTAATGTATGCTTGTATGCATGctttatattatgggacaaagaaaaagaaaatagttacgccttatattatgggatatAGGGGGTACTTAATAGGTACccatatttctattttatttttatgatagttaggttgtatttttcttttgaattctttttattataacaACCTAGTTCGTAGCTTGAATAGTTGAATGTGATAAAGCAACATAAGAGGTAGTTATCTTTAGCCAACTCCACCCAACTCTACTGCTAAACTTGAGATGCTCCAAGCAATTTGGagttatattaatttaacaACATTACCGACCACAATGTATCAAATCAAATAGATTACAACAATAAGACATTTATTGTtgaaatttcattatttaagattagttattaatttgGTACGGATATGCAAATCCTACTGTAATTCTATAATGTAAttagggctggataacgagccagctcggttcggtccagctcgttaagataacgagctggctcgactcgactcgttatcgtaacaaactaaaaacctagctcggctcggctcgttataaagctcgagctggctcgtgagccatacataaaaagttaatataaataattttttaataggttatacaagcaaatttttatttcaaacatgcaaatcatatgaaattgtatttaaatattaaagtttgaaccaacaaatcacatgatgaacctatgaagtactgaacacatgcattccatGGTGAAATTAATGAACGCCGTTGAATCtcgtgtctttggtctagctcgttaggctcacgagcagctcacgagccagctcgttagagataacgagccagctcgagctgactcgttatctctaacggctaaaatgctagctcggctcgttagaaaaatgaaacgagccgagtcgagccgagctgagtttgtcacgagtcgagtgagctaacgagccacgagctttctatCCACCCCTAAATGTAATTGCTCATAATCGCCAAGCTGAGACCTCCAGGCCAATACAATTTATACATCCGCTGTAACTGCTATGAAATAATTCAGGAGGATTGAATTCCTCTTTGATCCATGTATTAGGGCTTTAaatcatcatttatattaataaagtccttaaagttttaaaaagaaaggagTTATATATAACCCGAACCTTCaattaagcatatatatatatatatatatatatatatatatatatatatatatatatatatatacacactttAAGAGCAGTTTTAGAGTTGTTGAGAAGGTATcatgaggtactaaaattcagcgtaaaattttggtacctcttggtacctaggTAGTAGAagttaataaattttacactaaaattttagcaaatctCAGTCTCTACTcaagtactataaaattgctttgCTTGTACTTTAAACGGCTATACAAGCTGTGCACTTTGCTATGTGACGTCATGAAGCGACTTCAGGAGAAATCTTGAATAAACCCAACaaaatgaaggaaaaaaaagagtaaaataaCACCACATCGTGTACAAATAGTTGGCATCTAGACTCTATTTATCCGTGTGCTTTTGATcactcatctttttctttttttttttgcaaaaagaagaATCATATATACTCCAGGAAGCTTGTCACATGCTAAACATAGCCAGGAagcttttattttcaaattgtttacattcaaatttgaaaaaactCAGGGCAAAATTGCAGGCAATATGACACATGACCGGGTCAGTCAGCACAGCAGAATACTACAGTAGAAGAGGTGGCCCAGTTGGAATGGGCTTCTATGGGGCTCCTCGAGCCCATCGCGCAATCGCCACCTtccaatccatccatccatcggtcACGCGTGACGCACGCAAATCCCTCCTCTATATAAGCCCTCCGCGCGGCGCTTCTCCGAACCCTAgctgcagcgccgccgcctctccgtcTCTtcccgccgcacgccgccgctgccgccgccgctgccgccgccgccgccgccatggggaGGAGTAAGTATCTCGCCATATATATCGCTCTCTTTATCGTCTCGTTGGGTCGGGGCTGTTCTAGCGGCTGGATCGGGTCGCCGCGGCTGCCTGATGATTTGGGCGGGGTTTGGGATCCGTGGTAGATGGCGCGCAACCTTTGTGCTGCCGGTGTTGATCACTTGATCTATGCTCATGCTGCGCGTTGATGATTGTTAGTTGTTGTTTCGTTGCGTATCTCCTTAGTTTTATTTAGCCTTAGGTATGAAGTATTTGGCTTTTTGGGTGTGAATATTGTTAGGAAACCATACCAGTCTTTGATGGTCACAGATAATGGTAGTATAATTCGATTTGTTGCTGTATGTGAATCCAAATGAACTGTATTCTTATGCTGCTTTCAGTTTTTGCTATTTAGAAATGACTCTGTTTTTATGTGTGGATTACCAACTAGGAATCCCAGTGGTGAATTTCGTTACTTCCATACCATTTTGTGCTCCTATATTGATTGTTTATAGATCATATTTGATTGTtcattcatcatattttagTTTGCAAAGAAGTCAGGCATGTCctattataagtataatttatactGTTCAGTCTACAATGGGTGCTGCAGGTGCTTTTGGATATGTATATGCTTTTGGATATGTATAAGCAATCTCTTCTCTGCGCTACACAATTCACGCTGCTGTCTGCCTTTTTTGCTGAGCTGTTAGTAACTAGACTTTGTGGCTTTGCCTTGGTTAGGACCTGCGAGGTGCTATCGCCAGATCAAGAACAAGCCCTACCCCAAGTCGAGGTACTGCCGTGGTGTCCCTGACCCCAAGATCAGGATCTACGATGTTGGGATGAAGAAGAAGGGCGTGGATGAGTTCTCCCACTGCGTGCATCTCGTCTCTTGGGAGAAGGAGAATGTCACCAGTGAGGCTCTTGAGGCTGCCCGTATCGCGTGCAACAAGTACATGACCAAGTCTGCAGGAAAGGATGCGTTCCACCTCCGGGTTCGGGTTCACCCATTCCATGTGCTTCGTATCAACAAGATGCTTTCGTGTGCTGGGGCGGATAGGCTCCAGACCGGGATGAGGGGTGCTTTTGGAAAGCCACAGGGAACCTGCGCAAGGGTGGATATTGGCCAGGTCCTCCTTTCCGTGCGGTGCAAGCCCAACAATGCGGTCCATGCTAGCGAAGCCCTCCGTCGTGCCAAGTTCAAGTTCCCTGGCCGCCAAAAGATCATTGAAAGTAGAAAGTGGTAAGTACCATATAAGGCGATGCTCAGATGATACATGTACATCTCATTTCCTAATATGTCATGCATGTCCGATCTTGTGCAAATTCTAATCTACATTTGTTCAGGGGTTTCACCAAGTTTAACCGTGACCAGTATGTCAAACTCAAGAGTGAGGGTAGAATTGTGCCTGATGGTGTCAATGCTAAGGTAACCATGCTGTTTCTTAACTAATGTTTAtctttatatgttaaaaatcaGGATGAGCATTTTAATGCTTTAATTTTAGTGTTTCTTTGGCTTATCCAGTTAATGTTAACCCAGGtaggaatatttttttttttgtttctgacTTGCCAATCCTTTTTGTAGCGTCTGTCACTCATGAATAAATACGGTTATTGAAGTCCAAATTTTGCACCTTAAACTTTCATGAAAGTCCATTTCCACCCTCAAATACAAAGCCGGTTATTTTTCACCCTAAACTTTTAGAAACCTGACATACTTCATCCTTGATTGTTTTTAGTGGTAATTTTAGCCCTGTTAAGAATCACATTGTTAATTTAGCTAGTAATTTGACACTGCCTCGCATATCCTGCTCTTCCTCCTCACATCTCCCTCGCATCACTATATTTTGTTAGGAAATGGGGGGGGGTATGTGGCATGTAAATTCATTGTTATATTATCACCAAGAATAGGATGAAATAGTATTATTGCTTTAGACGTGGTAAAAAACCACCGTTAACATCAGGCTCAGGGGGGATCTTGCTCGGTGTTGGAAGCTTAGGATTGCAAATGGCTTTTATGTAGCTGAGGCCTGAGGATGAAAATTCATGTGAAATTTCAAGGGCTATAATGGACTTTGCCTTTTATGTTGcttgtttattatttctttatcCTGTTGGGAATGTTTAGctgtttaattttgttttatggcTTGGCAAAATTTAATATAGTGTTGTCAGACTCATGCATTGACACAGCTGCACGGATCATCTAACTTCGTACTATCTTTGTTGTGCAGCTACTTGGTTGCCATGGTCGTCTGTCTGCTCGTGCCCCGGGTCAGGCTTTCCTATCAGAGGACATCGCTGCCTAGATATCCATCTTTATCGGTGTGAAGCCAACTTTTGAGACGTTTTATGTTAGACGCgctcatttgacttttttcttgaaCCTGGAATATCAGAGTATTGGTGCTATCTTGTGTTGTACTTACCTGCGATATCAGATGACTCTTGTATCGTTAGTGGGTCGTTGCTgcttattttaattgttatctATGGTTGGCTCATCTGGTGGACCTTGCCACCTTTGAACTACAAGTCCCTACACTTGTGTTACCTGCTTAATTGCACATGATTGTTTAAACTCGAGTAGTCTATCCGTATCTTAAATTAGAGacttgtgttatttttttagaatgttAAGGTTAAAATGGAGACCGATTATGATTTATTGAGGTAAGAAAGTAGGCGAAGAAAATATGCGAGTAAATTTTGCTCGTCTTTTCACTACTGTTGGAGAATTTTTGgatccatcttttcacttttgtttacgactaagtcaaaatttaaatttttaaccctaaatttgaagtaaattttgtagatttttttatcccaATTTACTTTCCATACTTGACAGGtcttgtatataaaatttttatttacaactcttttttatttgtagttttttccttaggggttgtttagtttgtaaatttttttttgcaaaaacatcatatcaatactttaaatacacatttgaagtactaaacttagtctaattataaaataaattttagattctgtaCGAATcttttagtctaattaatctgttattagcatatgcgggttactgtagcacttatatcTAATCACGTTcaattaatctgttattagcatatgcgggttactgtagcacttatgtctaatcacGATTCGTGTCACTAtttcctttatatatatttaatgcttagatgtttttagaaaaaaaatttggaaactaaacagcccgTCAATAAGCCAACTGTCGCCCTTTTATGTTCGATCGAGGACATGAGTACAAATTAGGCAGTTCCACTGTGCTGCTCTGCTCCGCACAATAAAGCAGGGGTAGGCTTGTCTCCTCCATCAATTGGAactctattatatataatagtactAATTTTACCTCTAGCAAATAACGTTCTCTAGAATAACCTTGGCGTTCCACTCCAACTTCATTTTGTAATAATAATCTTCTTAGTACTCCCTTCAATAATTATTGTTGTCTTCAACAATGATATGTCTTCTAAATccatattttaactttgattttctattaaatatatagaaagtaaagcaatatttattttattaaatattccatctgttatatattataaaactgtctgattttgtctagattcatttatatgctaatgaatctaaacacatacaaaacttatacattgatatatagatgaatcgaagcaaatttataaaaaacttataatatgaaatggagggagtactttataacttttatatatatatatatatatatatatatatatatatatatatatatatatatatatatatatatatatatatatatcttgtcctagtgttttcaaatatttgaaaaaatattagaaagttTAAAACTTTGATTAC
Encoded proteins:
- the LOC102703124 gene encoding 60S ribosomal protein L10-2, producing the protein MGRRPARCYRQIKNKPYPKSRYCRGVPDPKIRIYDVGMKKKGVDEFSHCVHLVSWEKENVTSEALEAARIACNKYMTKSAGKDAFHLRVRVHPFHVLRINKMLSCAGADRLQTGMRGAFGKPQGTCARVDIGQVLLSVRCKPNNAVHASEALRRAKFKFPGRQKIIESRKWGFTKFNRDQYVKLKSEGRIVPDGVNAKLLGCHGRLSARAPGQAFLSEDIAA
- the LOC107304166 gene encoding probable cellulose synthase A catalytic subunit 1 [UDP-forming] encodes the protein MEKRAVPGHWWHICHLFPVFQGLLKVLAGIDTNFVVTSKAYNEDGDFAELYVFKWTSLLIPPTTVLWLPIMGSALRKALLLHLGDLHLYPFLKGLMGRQNRSPTIVIVWSILLASIFSLLWVKIDNAV